The following coding sequences are from one Sphingomonadaceae bacterium OTU29LAMAA1 window:
- a CDS encoding chromosomal replication initiator DnaA, which produces MTNQLALPLGWPADPKDDAFLITNSNLRAAQTLEHWATWPVMAAVLTGPRKSGRSLLARIFAAKSQGSIIDDAENVPETQIFHAWNQAQAERRPLIIVADALPPSWGVRLPDLKSRLAASPHAAIGAPDDELIAALLEHLFQRRGLDARPDLVTWLSTRIERSHIVVQRVVDALDQEVLESHKRLSIPLARTVLTAAGIVTQPQPLLPMT; this is translated from the coding sequence ATGACCAACCAGCTCGCGCTTCCTCTGGGATGGCCGGCGGACCCAAAGGACGACGCCTTCCTCATCACCAATTCCAACCTGCGCGCGGCGCAGACTTTAGAACATTGGGCGACCTGGCCCGTGATGGCCGCCGTACTCACCGGCCCGCGGAAGTCGGGTCGCAGCCTGCTCGCACGCATCTTCGCCGCCAAGAGCCAAGGTAGCATTATCGATGATGCTGAGAATGTGCCCGAAACGCAGATATTCCATGCCTGGAATCAGGCGCAGGCCGAACGGCGCCCGCTCATCATCGTCGCCGATGCGTTGCCGCCGTCTTGGGGGGTGCGGTTGCCCGACCTTAAATCCCGTCTGGCGGCCAGTCCTCATGCGGCGATCGGCGCGCCCGATGACGAACTGATCGCGGCGCTGCTCGAACATCTCTTCCAGCGCCGCGGCCTTGATGCGCGCCCCGATCTGGTGACGTGGCTCAGTACGCGGATCGAGCGCAGTCATATCGTCGTGCAACGTGTCGTCGATGCGCTGGATCAGGAGGTGCTGGAGAGCCACAAGCGCTTGTCCATTCCGCTGGCGCGAACTGTTTTGACCGCCGCGGGGATCGTCACGCAACCGCAACCGTTGCTGCCTATGACGTAA
- a CDS encoding RNA degradosome polyphosphate kinase, with protein sequence MTRPAHLSHLSAADDDPFVPEVNDRYFNRELSWLAFNRRVLEEACNPAHPLLERLRFLSISGNNLDEFFMVRVAGLKGQQMKDVDRRSSDGLTPGQQLAAITTEADALMASQQAVWGDLRTLLDEAGLHVLRRDEVDAEAAEWLETHFREQIFPILTPQALDPAHPFPFIPNKGLSVMFDVVRDSDGEPVRELVMIPASAPRFVRLPGEPARYVSIEALLKRFAPVLFPGYTLVGAAAFRVLRDSDIEIDEEAEDLVRYFANAIKRRRRGRVIRLELETGMPDALAQVLRDELGGADATITESGNLLSIGDLDAVIDEDRPDLKFLPFVPRFPERIREFGGDCFAAIRSKDIVVHHPYETFDVVLAFLKQAALDPDVIAIKQTLYRAGKQPAVINALIAAAEAGKSVTAVVELRARFDEEQNILWASALERAGVQVVYGFLEWKTHAKVSMVVRREGGQFRTYCHFGTGNYHPVTARIYTDLSFFTADPRMGRDAAQMFNYVTGYVEPTDITKLSLSPRDLRQKLLDLIDVEIANARAGKDGAVWAKMNSLVDPAIIDKLYEAGGAGVQIELIIRGICCLRPGVPGMSENIRVKSIIGRFLEHSRIFCFGNGAALPNDDARVFISSADWMPRNFDRRVEYMLPIENPTVHDQVLDQVMVANLIDSEQSWELEPDGRYVREIPGDKPFNLHRYFMTNPSLSGRGAALAESNAVPTLALRRKR encoded by the coding sequence ATGACACGCCCAGCCCACCTCTCGCACCTATCCGCTGCAGACGACGACCCCTTCGTTCCGGAGGTCAACGACCGCTATTTTAACCGCGAGCTGTCGTGGCTGGCGTTCAACCGGCGGGTGCTGGAAGAGGCATGCAATCCGGCGCATCCGTTGCTGGAACGGCTGCGGTTCCTGTCGATCTCCGGCAACAACCTCGACGAATTCTTCATGGTCCGCGTCGCGGGTCTAAAGGGCCAGCAGATGAAGGACGTCGACCGGCGTTCGTCGGACGGTTTGACGCCGGGGCAGCAGCTTGCGGCGATCACGACCGAGGCTGATGCACTGATGGCCAGCCAACAGGCGGTGTGGGGCGACCTGCGTACGTTGCTCGACGAAGCCGGCTTGCACGTCCTGCGCCGCGACGAGGTGGATGCCGAGGCCGCGGAGTGGCTGGAGACGCACTTCCGCGAACAGATATTTCCGATTCTCACCCCGCAGGCGCTCGATCCGGCGCATCCGTTCCCGTTCATCCCCAACAAGGGGCTGTCGGTGATGTTCGACGTCGTCCGCGATTCGGATGGCGAACCGGTGCGCGAACTGGTGATGATCCCGGCGAGTGCGCCGCGGTTCGTGCGGCTGCCGGGCGAGCCGGCGCGCTACGTTTCGATCGAGGCGCTGCTGAAGCGTTTCGCCCCGGTGTTGTTCCCCGGCTACACGCTCGTCGGCGCCGCCGCCTTCCGCGTTCTGCGCGACAGCGACATCGAGATCGACGAGGAAGCGGAGGACCTCGTCCGCTACTTCGCCAACGCGATCAAGCGTCGCCGTCGCGGTCGCGTTATCCGGCTCGAACTCGAAACCGGCATGCCCGATGCGCTGGCGCAGGTGCTGCGCGACGAACTGGGCGGGGCCGACGCCACGATCACCGAAAGCGGTAACCTGCTCAGCATCGGCGATCTTGATGCGGTGATCGACGAGGACCGGCCCGACCTCAAATTTCTTCCCTTCGTGCCCCGCTTCCCCGAGCGTATTCGTGAATTTGGCGGCGATTGCTTTGCGGCGATCCGGTCGAAGGACATCGTCGTCCATCACCCGTATGAGACGTTTGACGTCGTTCTCGCCTTCCTGAAGCAGGCGGCACTTGATCCCGACGTCATCGCGATCAAGCAGACGCTGTATCGCGCGGGCAAGCAGCCCGCGGTCATCAATGCGCTGATCGCGGCGGCCGAGGCGGGCAAGTCGGTGACCGCGGTGGTCGAATTGCGCGCGCGCTTCGACGAGGAGCAGAACATCCTCTGGGCGAGCGCGCTGGAGCGCGCCGGCGTTCAGGTCGTCTACGGCTTCCTCGAATGGAAGACCCACGCCAAGGTATCGATGGTGGTCCGTCGCGAAGGCGGGCAGTTCCGCACCTATTGCCACTTCGGCACCGGCAATTATCATCCGGTGACGGCGCGCATCTACACCGATCTGTCGTTCTTCACCGCCGACCCGCGCATGGGCCGCGATGCGGCGCAGATGTTCAACTACGTCACCGGCTACGTCGAACCGACCGACATCACCAAGCTGAGCCTGTCCCCGCGCGACCTGCGGCAGAAGCTGCTCGACCTGATCGACGTCGAGATCGCCAATGCCCGCGCCGGCAAGGATGGCGCGGTCTGGGCCAAGATGAACAGCCTCGTCGACCCCGCGATCATCGATAAATTGTACGAGGCGGGCGGGGCGGGGGTGCAGATCGAGCTGATCATCCGCGGCATCTGCTGTCTGCGGCCCGGCGTCCCCGGCATGTCGGAGAATATCCGCGTCAAATCGATCATCGGTCGATTTCTGGAACACAGCCGCATCTTCTGCTTCGGCAACGGCGCGGCATTGCCGAACGACGATGCGCGGGTATTCATCTCGTCGGCGGACTGGATGCCGCGCAATTTCGACCGGCGGGTGGAATATATGCTGCCGATCGAGAACCCGACGGTGCACGATCAGGTGCTCGATCAGGTGATGGTCGCCAATCTGATCGACAGCGAGCAGAGCTGGGAATTGGAGCCGGACGGCCGCTATGTCCGTGAGATTCCCGGGGACAAGCCGTTCAACCTGCACCGGTACTTCATGACCAACCCGTCGCTGTCGGGGCGTGGCGCGGCGCTGGCGGAGAGCAATGCGGTGCCGACGCTGGCGCTGCGGCGGAAACGATAG
- a CDS encoding Ppx/GppA family phosphatase, which yields MTKAYPRTGIVDIGSNSVRLVVYQGHPRVPATLFNEKVMAGLGRSLAATGAIDGDSMALAIGALRRFAAVAREMEAPVRTVATAAVRDASNGHRLIEAASDLGLTVELLSGEQEATASGMGVLSAIPDADGIVGDLGGGSLELVRVVAGTVTDRISFPLGVLRIAALRQGRGPGFDRHVTRLIRDAGWAGCGRGLPLYMVGGSWRALARLDMSLTHYPLPIIHGYALAPETVGRLARSIAHLSKQRLRAVPGMSSARAGQLGDATALLGVVMRELGSASAIASSSGLREGLLYAALDAQTRALDPLIVATREEGRLLGRFPEHGDLLADWIAPLFADDDPSLVRIRHAACLLADTGWRANPEFRDERGFEIALHGNWVAIDASERAMLAQALHTSLGGSTVPHPMLTGLANAGQIALAIVWGLAIRLGQRFSGGLAGPLQRASLGLKPGQVALVLSAQDRPLYAETVERRHVALAGALKRKASVVAES from the coding sequence GTGACCAAAGCCTATCCCCGCACCGGCATCGTCGACATCGGTTCGAATTCCGTCCGGCTGGTCGTGTACCAGGGCCATCCCCGCGTGCCTGCGACGCTGTTCAACGAAAAGGTGATGGCGGGGCTCGGCCGCAGCCTTGCCGCGACGGGCGCGATCGATGGCGACAGCATGGCGCTGGCGATCGGTGCGTTGCGGCGCTTCGCTGCGGTCGCGCGGGAGATGGAGGCGCCGGTCCGCACCGTCGCCACCGCCGCGGTGCGCGATGCGAGCAACGGCCATCGCCTGATCGAGGCGGCGAGCGATCTGGGCCTCACCGTCGAATTGCTCTCCGGCGAGCAGGAGGCGACGGCGTCGGGCATGGGCGTGTTGTCGGCGATCCCCGATGCGGACGGGATCGTCGGTGACCTCGGCGGCGGCAGTCTGGAACTCGTGCGCGTGGTGGCCGGGACGGTGACCGACCGGATTTCCTTCCCGCTCGGCGTGCTGCGTATCGCGGCGTTGCGGCAGGGGCGCGGTCCCGGATTCGACCGCCATGTGACGCGGCTGATCCGCGACGCGGGCTGGGCGGGGTGCGGGCGGGGGCTGCCGTTGTACATGGTCGGCGGATCGTGGCGTGCGCTCGCCCGGCTCGACATGAGCCTGACGCATTATCCGCTGCCGATTATCCACGGCTATGCACTGGCGCCGGAGACGGTCGGCCGGTTGGCGCGGAGTATCGCGCATCTGTCGAAGCAGCGGTTGCGCGCGGTGCCGGGCATGTCGTCCGCCCGCGCCGGACAGCTAGGCGATGCGACCGCGCTGTTGGGGGTGGTGATGCGCGAGCTCGGATCGGCGAGCGCGATCGCATCGAGTTCGGGGTTGCGCGAGGGGCTGCTCTACGCCGCGCTCGATGCGCAGACGCGTGCGCTCGACCCGCTGATCGTCGCCACGCGCGAGGAAGGGCGGTTGCTCGGCCGGTTCCCCGAGCACGGCGACCTGCTCGCGGACTGGATCGCGCCCCTGTTCGCCGACGACGATCCGTCGCTGGTGCGTATCCGGCATGCCGCGTGCCTGCTCGCCGACACCGGCTGGCGGGCCAATCCGGAGTTTCGCGACGAGCGTGGGTTCGAAATCGCCCTGCACGGCAATTGGGTGGCGATCGACGCGTCCGAACGCGCGATGCTGGCGCAGGCGCTGCACACCAGTCTGGGCGGCAGCACCGTCCCGCATCCGATGCTCACCGGCCTTGCCAACGCGGGGCAGATCGCGCTGGCGATCGTGTGGGGGCTGGCGATCCGGCTGGGCCAGCGGTTCAGCGGGGGACTGGCGGGGCCGTTGCAGCGTGCGTCGTTGGGGTTGAAGCCGGGGCAGGTTGCTTTGGTTTTGTCGGCGCAGGACAGGCCGCTTTACGCCGAGACGGTCGAGCGTCGGCATGTTGCGTTGGCGGGGGCTTTGAAGCGGAAGGCTTCGGTTGTGGCGGAGTCTTAA
- a CDS encoding I78 family peptidase inhibitor — translation MALVLPVLVAGCATMEAPAAPRGPCVVDEKAKLRFAGVKFRERMRPEIERATNSAISRVLRPGDAATKDFRVDRLNIMLDDGGQIDGLNCG, via the coding sequence ATGGCTTTGGTGCTGCCGGTGCTGGTGGCAGGATGCGCGACGATGGAGGCCCCGGCCGCGCCGCGCGGACCGTGCGTGGTCGACGAGAAGGCCAAGCTTCGCTTCGCAGGGGTCAAGTTCCGCGAGCGGATGCGACCGGAGATCGAGCGCGCGACCAATTCGGCGATCTCACGCGTGCTGCGCCCGGGCGACGCCGCGACGAAGGATTTCCGCGTGGATCGGCTGAACATCATGCTCGACGACGGTGGGCAGATCGACGGCTTGAACTGCGGGTAA
- the rnd gene encoding ribonuclease D, which yields MHIHPLITDSATLANLCARLADADFITVDTEFMRESTYYPELCLIQIADVNEAAAIDPMAPGLDMTPLLELLTDNEDVLKVVHAGGQDIEIIYNLTGKTPHPLFDTQVAAMALGQGEQIGYSNLVDSWLGIVVDKGARFTDWARRPLDARQIEYAIGDVTHLAKIFPMMLERLRKTGRGVWLDQEMERLADPANYANDPDQAWKRVRISGRKPDVLGRLKALARWRELEAQGKDLPRGRIVKDETLGDLAGHPPRKQADLAKVRGLSATWASNDIGARLMAALENAAPLSADELPPRDDRKPGLGKDGSLVADLLKLLLKIRSRDIDVASKLLARTDELEALAAGVRTGLPMLEGWRYDQFGRDALDLVEGRLGFAVKGGKLKMTRTEEAA from the coding sequence ATGCATATCCACCCGTTGATTACAGACAGCGCGACCCTCGCCAATCTCTGTGCCCGCCTCGCCGACGCCGACTTCATCACCGTCGATACCGAATTCATGCGCGAGAGCACCTATTACCCCGAACTCTGCCTGATCCAGATCGCCGACGTGAACGAGGCGGCGGCGATCGACCCGATGGCGCCCGGCCTTGACATGACGCCGCTGCTCGAACTGCTGACCGACAACGAGGACGTGCTGAAGGTCGTCCACGCCGGCGGGCAGGATATCGAGATCATCTACAATCTCACCGGCAAGACCCCCCACCCGCTGTTCGACACGCAGGTCGCGGCCATGGCGCTGGGTCAGGGCGAACAGATCGGCTATTCCAACCTCGTCGATAGCTGGCTTGGCATCGTCGTCGACAAGGGCGCGCGCTTCACCGATTGGGCGCGCCGGCCGCTGGATGCGCGCCAGATCGAATATGCGATCGGCGACGTCACGCACCTCGCTAAAATATTCCCGATGATGCTGGAACGGCTGCGCAAGACCGGGCGCGGCGTTTGGCTGGACCAGGAGATGGAGCGGCTTGCCGATCCCGCGAATTACGCCAACGATCCCGATCAGGCGTGGAAGCGCGTCCGCATCTCGGGCCGCAAGCCCGACGTGCTCGGCCGTCTGAAGGCACTGGCGCGCTGGCGCGAGCTGGAGGCGCAGGGCAAGGACCTGCCGCGCGGCCGCATCGTCAAGGACGAGACGCTCGGCGACCTCGCCGGCCATCCGCCGCGCAAGCAGGCCGACCTCGCCAAGGTGCGTGGCCTGTCCGCCACCTGGGCGTCGAACGACATCGGCGCGCGGCTGATGGCGGCGCTGGAGAATGCGGCGCCGCTGTCGGCCGACGAACTGCCGCCGCGCGACGACCGCAAGCCGGGGCTCGGCAAGGACGGCTCGCTCGTCGCCGACCTGCTCAAGCTGCTGCTCAAGATCCGCTCGCGCGATATCGACGTGGCGTCGAAGCTGCTGGCCCGGACCGATGAATTGGAGGCGCTCGCCGCCGGTGTACGGACGGGGCTGCCGATGCTGGAGGGCTGGCGCTACGATCAGTTCGGCCGCGATGCGCTCGATCTGGTCGAGGGCCGGCTGGGCTTTGCGGTCAAGGGCGGCAAGCTCAAGATGACGCGGACGGAGGAAGCGGCATGA
- the aspS gene encoding aspartate--tRNA ligase — MHAYRTHTCAALTASNVGDTVRLSGWVHRKRDHGGVLFVDLRDHYGITQIVADSDSPALATLESLRVESVVTIDGLVKARSEATVNPNLATGAIEIFAQAANVQSHAQELPMPVAGDQEYPEDIRLRYRFLDLRRERLHQNIMLRSKVISSIRQRMIGQGFTEFQTPILTASSPEGARDYLVPSRVHPGKFYALPQAPQMFKQLLMVAGFDRYFQIAPCFRDEDARADRSPGEFYQLDFEMSYVTQEDVFQAIEPVLHGVFEEFADWQGKGRSVSPLPFKRIPYRESMLKYGNDKPDLRNPILITDVSEHFVGSGFGRFASIVEGGDVVRAIPAPGTADRSRKFFDDMNGWAQSEGFAGLGYATRKGGEWGGPIAKNHGEDKMTAMADALGLGPDDGLFFAAGKESQAAKLAGLARTRVGETLGLIDQNRFEFCWIVDFPMFEYDEDNKKVDFSHNPFSMPQGEMEALETRDPLDILAYQYDIVCNGVELSSGAIRNHRPEIMYKAFEIAGYTQADVDTNFAGMINAFKFGAPPHGGSAPGIDRIVMLLADEPNIREVIVFPMTQKAEDLMMGAPNFATPKQLKELNLRVAPQIEAPKAG, encoded by the coding sequence ATGCACGCCTATCGCACCCACACCTGCGCCGCGCTGACCGCGAGCAACGTCGGCGACACCGTTCGCCTGTCGGGCTGGGTGCATCGCAAGCGCGATCACGGCGGCGTGCTGTTCGTCGATCTGCGCGACCATTACGGCATCACCCAGATCGTCGCGGATAGCGATTCGCCGGCGCTGGCGACGCTCGAATCGCTGCGGGTCGAATCGGTGGTGACGATCGACGGACTGGTGAAGGCGCGGTCGGAGGCGACGGTGAACCCGAACCTCGCCACCGGTGCGATCGAGATCTTTGCGCAGGCCGCCAACGTGCAGAGCCATGCGCAGGAGCTGCCGATGCCGGTCGCGGGCGACCAGGAATATCCCGAGGACATCCGTCTGCGCTATCGCTTCCTCGACCTGCGTCGCGAGCGGCTGCACCAGAACATCATGCTGCGGTCGAAGGTGATTTCGTCGATCCGCCAGCGGATGATCGGGCAGGGCTTCACCGAATTCCAGACGCCGATCCTGACCGCGTCGTCGCCGGAGGGCGCGCGCGACTATCTGGTGCCGTCGCGGGTGCATCCGGGCAAGTTCTACGCGCTGCCGCAGGCGCCGCAGATGTTCAAGCAGCTGCTGATGGTGGCGGGCTTCGATCGGTATTTCCAGATCGCGCCGTGCTTCCGCGACGAGGATGCGCGCGCCGATCGTTCGCCGGGCGAATTCTACCAGCTCGATTTCGAGATGAGCTACGTCACGCAGGAGGACGTGTTCCAGGCGATCGAGCCGGTGCTGCATGGCGTGTTCGAGGAGTTCGCCGACTGGCAGGGCAAGGGGCGCAGCGTGTCGCCGCTGCCGTTCAAGCGCATTCCGTATCGCGAATCGATGCTGAAATACGGCAACGACAAGCCCGACCTGCGCAACCCGATCCTGATCACCGACGTCAGCGAGCATTTCGTCGGGTCGGGCTTCGGCCGTTTCGCCTCGATCGTCGAGGGGGGCGACGTCGTCCGCGCGATCCCGGCGCCGGGCACCGCCGACAGGAGCCGCAAGTTCTTCGACGACATGAACGGCTGGGCGCAGTCGGAAGGGTTCGCCGGCCTCGGCTATGCGACGCGCAAGGGCGGCGAATGGGGCGGGCCGATCGCCAAGAACCATGGCGAGGACAAGATGACGGCGATGGCCGACGCGCTCGGCCTGGGGCCGGACGACGGCTTGTTCTTCGCCGCGGGCAAGGAATCGCAGGCGGCGAAGCTTGCGGGGCTGGCGCGCACGCGGGTCGGCGAGACGCTCGGGCTGATCGACCAGAACCGGTTCGAATTCTGCTGGATCGTCGACTTCCCGATGTTCGAGTATGACGAGGACAACAAGAAGGTCGACTTCAGCCACAACCCGTTCTCGATGCCGCAGGGCGAGATGGAGGCGCTGGAAACCAGGGACCCGCTCGACATCCTCGCCTATCAGTACGACATCGTCTGCAACGGCGTGGAGCTGTCGTCGGGAGCGATCCGGAACCATCGCCCCGAGATCATGTACAAGGCGTTCGAGATCGCGGGCTATACGCAGGCCGATGTCGACACGAATTTCGCCGGCATGATCAACGCGTTCAAGTTCGGCGCGCCGCCGCATGGTGGTTCCGCACCGGGGATCGACCGGATCGTCATGCTGCTGGCGGACGAGCCCAACATCCGCGAGGTCATCGTCTTCCCGATGACGCAGAAGGCGGAGGACCTGATGATGGGCGCGCCGAACTTCGCGACGCCCAAGCAGTTGAAGGAGCTGAACCTGCGGGTCGCGCCGCAGATCGAGGCGCCGAAGGCGGGCTGA
- a CDS encoding DUF5694 domain-containing protein, whose protein sequence is MAAGEPASALVQWLRLPEAERREGDGLNDVLVKRLRNVDGLANENYQIGARLAARCGLERVQAVDDHTADAVHSEEPGFGVAIKRIWSGPNKAVATAQAQPFDNAADMLATYRMSNSVRFQRDSIESDFGVSIKDKTPEYWGRRYVGWWEVRNLRMVANIRAAFATQPSARVLPVVGSSHKAYFNAYLDMMHEVQLVDAEAILR, encoded by the coding sequence AGCGGCGCGAGGGCGACGGGCTGAACGATGTGCTGGTGAAGCGCCTGCGCAACGTGGATGGTCTGGCGAACGAGAATTATCAAATCGGCGCGAGGCTGGCGGCGCGATGCGGTCTGGAGCGCGTCCAAGCGGTGGACGATCACACCGCGGACGCGGTTCATAGCGAGGAACCGGGTTTCGGCGTCGCGATCAAGCGCATCTGGTCGGGCCCTAACAAGGCCGTCGCGACGGCGCAGGCCCAGCCATTCGACAATGCCGCGGATATGCTCGCGACTTACCGCATGTCGAACAGCGTCCGCTTCCAGCGCGATTCGATCGAGAGCGATTTCGGCGTATCGATCAAGGACAAGACGCCGGAATATTGGGGCCGCCGCTACGTCGGCTGGTGGGAGGTGCGCAACCTGCGCATGGTCGCCAACATCCGCGCCGCTTTCGCGACCCAGCCCAGCGCGCGGGTGCTGCCGGTCGTCGGATCGTCGCACAAGGCGTATTTCAATGCCTATCTCGACATGATGCACGAGGTGCAACTGGTCGACGCGGAGGCGATCCTTCGCTGA